In Stigmatopora argus isolate UIUO_Sarg chromosome 17, RoL_Sarg_1.0, whole genome shotgun sequence, the following are encoded in one genomic region:
- the acbd5a gene encoding acyl-CoA-binding domain-containing protein 5A isoform X2 has product MEVAQSLGTEEQTLLTQQRFDAAVKVIKSLPPNGPFQPSHDMMLKFYSYYKQATVGQCNIARPGFWDAVGKAKWDAWNSLGEMSKEQAMAAYVDEMKLILEGMPVTGEVEDLLQILGPFYELVDEKRKITQISDLSAARLTQYARQLEGFGTSLSSRSVAKSIVRTMERNGTLEAPPTRLPPEEPSDHDDDDDEDDEEEEASPPAQNGKMANGQVHVVNGDHSLVNGHYLDAGKDVTTAAQLASDSDSEVYCDSVDQFGQDESLEQSRSLGDSDEDEEDEEEEESAGNPDGPRGVPHAVRRGGEDGEFHGSAAPRLNVDFPNSNVGAVRISRATGRASGVSKSTPGGEGDGDGGRRGGGGGGGGGAGGPPVDLNEQIVAALAQLRDDMRNVLERLHALEALSATQARSAAKCPVHSSTSANGNNLRPSWWPFDVSPGTLAFAAAWPFVAHWLIGLYVSRRTRRPN; this is encoded by the exons ATGGAGGTGGCCCAGTCGCTCGGTACGGAAGAGCAGACGCTTTTGACTCAGCAGAGGTTCGACGCGGCCGTCAAAGTCATCAAGAGTTTGCCCCCGAATG gtCCTTTTCAGCCTTCCCATGACATGATGCTCAAGTTTTACAGTTACTACAAGCAAGCCACCGTGGGCCAGTGTAACATCGCCCGGCCCGGATTCTGGGATGCCGTCGGCAAAGCCAAATG GGACGCTTGGAACTCGCTGGGCGAAATGAGCAAAGAGCAAGCCATGGCGGCCTACGTGGACGAAATGAAGCTG ATTCTGGAGGGCATGCCCGTGACGGGCGAGGTGGAGGACTTGCTGCAGATCCTGGGACCTTTCTACGAGCTGGTGGACGAGAAGAGAAAGATCACGCAGATCTCCGATCTCAGCGCAG CCCGTTTGACGCAGTATGCTAGGCAGCTGGAAG GCTTCGGAACGTCTCTGTCGTCGAGGAGCGTGGCCAAGAGCATCGTCAGGACCATGGAGAGGAACGGAACGCTGGAGGCTCCGCCCACCAGGCTCCCGCCGGAGGAACCGTCCGAccacgacgatgacgacgacgaggacgacgaagAAGAGGAAGCTTCGCCGCCGGCTCAGAACGGCAAGATGGCCAACGGTCAGGTGCACGTGGTCAACGGCGACCATTCGCTGGTCAACGGACACTACCTCG ATGCCGGCAAGGACGTGACGACCGCCGCCCAGCTGGCCAGCGACTCGGACAGCGAGGTCTACTGCGACTCGGTGGACCAGTTCGGACAAGACGAG AGCCTGGAGCAAAGTCGCTCTCTGGGGGACTCGGACGAAGAcgaggaagacgaggaagaggaggagtcgGCGGGGAACCCGGACGGCCCGCGGGGAGTGCCGCACGCCGTCCGCCGTGGCGGCGAGGACGGCGAATTCCACGGGAGCGCCGCGCCACGCCTCAACGTGGATTTCCCCAATTCCAACGTGGGAGCCGTCAGAA TTTCAAGGGCCACCGGGCGCGCTTCCGGGGTGTCCAAGTCCACGCCCGGTGGCGAGGGTGACGGCGACGGCGGGCgtcgtggcggcggcggcggaggcggcggcggggcAGGTGGGCCGCCCGTCGACCTGAACGAGCAGATCGTGGCAGCCTTGGCCCAGCTGCGGGACGACATGCGCAACGTCCTAGAGAGGCTCCACGCGCTGGAGGCGCTCAGTGCCACGCAG GCGAGGTCCGCAGCCAAGTGTCCCGTCCACTCTTCCACTTCAGCCAATGGCAACAATCTG CGTCCATCTTGGTGGCCTTTCGACGTCTCCCCCGGCACCCTGGCCTTCGCCGCCGCGTGGCCCTTCGTCGCGCACTGGCTCATCGGCCTCTACGTCAGCCGGCGGACGAG ACGACCCAACTGA
- the acbd5a gene encoding acyl-CoA-binding domain-containing protein 5A isoform X1 codes for MEVAQSLGTEEQTLLTQQRFDAAVKVIKSLPPNGPFQPSHDMMLKFYSYYKQATVGQCNIARPGFWDAVGKAKWDAWNSLGEMSKEQAMAAYVDEMKLILEGMPVTGEVEDLLQILGPFYELVDEKRKITQISDLSAARLTQYARQLEGFGTSLSSRSVAKSIVRTMERNGTLEAPPTRLPPEEPSDHDDDDDEDDEEEEASPPAQNGKMANGQVHVVNGDHSLVNGHYLDAGKDVTTAAQLASDSDSEVYCDSVDQFGQDEARESLEQSRSLGDSDEDEEDEEEEESAGNPDGPRGVPHAVRRGGEDGEFHGSAAPRLNVDFPNSNVGAVRISRATGRASGVSKSTPGGEGDGDGGRRGGGGGGGGGAGGPPVDLNEQIVAALAQLRDDMRNVLERLHALEALSATQARSAAKCPVHSSTSANGNNLRPSWWPFDVSPGTLAFAAAWPFVAHWLIGLYVSRRTRRPN; via the exons ATGGAGGTGGCCCAGTCGCTCGGTACGGAAGAGCAGACGCTTTTGACTCAGCAGAGGTTCGACGCGGCCGTCAAAGTCATCAAGAGTTTGCCCCCGAATG gtCCTTTTCAGCCTTCCCATGACATGATGCTCAAGTTTTACAGTTACTACAAGCAAGCCACCGTGGGCCAGTGTAACATCGCCCGGCCCGGATTCTGGGATGCCGTCGGCAAAGCCAAATG GGACGCTTGGAACTCGCTGGGCGAAATGAGCAAAGAGCAAGCCATGGCGGCCTACGTGGACGAAATGAAGCTG ATTCTGGAGGGCATGCCCGTGACGGGCGAGGTGGAGGACTTGCTGCAGATCCTGGGACCTTTCTACGAGCTGGTGGACGAGAAGAGAAAGATCACGCAGATCTCCGATCTCAGCGCAG CCCGTTTGACGCAGTATGCTAGGCAGCTGGAAG GCTTCGGAACGTCTCTGTCGTCGAGGAGCGTGGCCAAGAGCATCGTCAGGACCATGGAGAGGAACGGAACGCTGGAGGCTCCGCCCACCAGGCTCCCGCCGGAGGAACCGTCCGAccacgacgatgacgacgacgaggacgacgaagAAGAGGAAGCTTCGCCGCCGGCTCAGAACGGCAAGATGGCCAACGGTCAGGTGCACGTGGTCAACGGCGACCATTCGCTGGTCAACGGACACTACCTCG ATGCCGGCAAGGACGTGACGACCGCCGCCCAGCTGGCCAGCGACTCGGACAGCGAGGTCTACTGCGACTCGGTGGACCAGTTCGGACAAGACGAGGCGAGAGAG AGCCTGGAGCAAAGTCGCTCTCTGGGGGACTCGGACGAAGAcgaggaagacgaggaagaggaggagtcgGCGGGGAACCCGGACGGCCCGCGGGGAGTGCCGCACGCCGTCCGCCGTGGCGGCGAGGACGGCGAATTCCACGGGAGCGCCGCGCCACGCCTCAACGTGGATTTCCCCAATTCCAACGTGGGAGCCGTCAGAA TTTCAAGGGCCACCGGGCGCGCTTCCGGGGTGTCCAAGTCCACGCCCGGTGGCGAGGGTGACGGCGACGGCGGGCgtcgtggcggcggcggcggaggcggcggcggggcAGGTGGGCCGCCCGTCGACCTGAACGAGCAGATCGTGGCAGCCTTGGCCCAGCTGCGGGACGACATGCGCAACGTCCTAGAGAGGCTCCACGCGCTGGAGGCGCTCAGTGCCACGCAG GCGAGGTCCGCAGCCAAGTGTCCCGTCCACTCTTCCACTTCAGCCAATGGCAACAATCTG CGTCCATCTTGGTGGCCTTTCGACGTCTCCCCCGGCACCCTGGCCTTCGCCGCCGCGTGGCCCTTCGTCGCGCACTGGCTCATCGGCCTCTACGTCAGCCGGCGGACGAG ACGACCCAACTGA
- the acbd5a gene encoding acyl-CoA-binding domain-containing protein 5A isoform X3, producing the protein MEVAQSLGTEEQTLLTQQRFDAAVKVIKSLPPNGPFQPSHDMMLKFYSYYKQATVGQCNIARPGFWDAVGKAKWDAWNSLGEMSKEQAMAAYVDEMKLILEGMPVTGEVEDLLQILGPFYELVDEKRKITQISDLSAGFGTSLSSRSVAKSIVRTMERNGTLEAPPTRLPPEEPSDHDDDDDEDDEEEEASPPAQNGKMANGQVHVVNGDHSLVNGHYLDAGKDVTTAAQLASDSDSEVYCDSVDQFGQDEARESLEQSRSLGDSDEDEEDEEEEESAGNPDGPRGVPHAVRRGGEDGEFHGSAAPRLNVDFPNSNVGAVRISRATGRASGVSKSTPGGEGDGDGGRRGGGGGGGGGAGGPPVDLNEQIVAALAQLRDDMRNVLERLHALEALSATQARSAAKCPVHSSTSANGNNLRPSWWPFDVSPGTLAFAAAWPFVAHWLIGLYVSRRTRRPN; encoded by the exons ATGGAGGTGGCCCAGTCGCTCGGTACGGAAGAGCAGACGCTTTTGACTCAGCAGAGGTTCGACGCGGCCGTCAAAGTCATCAAGAGTTTGCCCCCGAATG gtCCTTTTCAGCCTTCCCATGACATGATGCTCAAGTTTTACAGTTACTACAAGCAAGCCACCGTGGGCCAGTGTAACATCGCCCGGCCCGGATTCTGGGATGCCGTCGGCAAAGCCAAATG GGACGCTTGGAACTCGCTGGGCGAAATGAGCAAAGAGCAAGCCATGGCGGCCTACGTGGACGAAATGAAGCTG ATTCTGGAGGGCATGCCCGTGACGGGCGAGGTGGAGGACTTGCTGCAGATCCTGGGACCTTTCTACGAGCTGGTGGACGAGAAGAGAAAGATCACGCAGATCTCCGATCTCAGCGCAG GCTTCGGAACGTCTCTGTCGTCGAGGAGCGTGGCCAAGAGCATCGTCAGGACCATGGAGAGGAACGGAACGCTGGAGGCTCCGCCCACCAGGCTCCCGCCGGAGGAACCGTCCGAccacgacgatgacgacgacgaggacgacgaagAAGAGGAAGCTTCGCCGCCGGCTCAGAACGGCAAGATGGCCAACGGTCAGGTGCACGTGGTCAACGGCGACCATTCGCTGGTCAACGGACACTACCTCG ATGCCGGCAAGGACGTGACGACCGCCGCCCAGCTGGCCAGCGACTCGGACAGCGAGGTCTACTGCGACTCGGTGGACCAGTTCGGACAAGACGAGGCGAGAGAG AGCCTGGAGCAAAGTCGCTCTCTGGGGGACTCGGACGAAGAcgaggaagacgaggaagaggaggagtcgGCGGGGAACCCGGACGGCCCGCGGGGAGTGCCGCACGCCGTCCGCCGTGGCGGCGAGGACGGCGAATTCCACGGGAGCGCCGCGCCACGCCTCAACGTGGATTTCCCCAATTCCAACGTGGGAGCCGTCAGAA TTTCAAGGGCCACCGGGCGCGCTTCCGGGGTGTCCAAGTCCACGCCCGGTGGCGAGGGTGACGGCGACGGCGGGCgtcgtggcggcggcggcggaggcggcggcggggcAGGTGGGCCGCCCGTCGACCTGAACGAGCAGATCGTGGCAGCCTTGGCCCAGCTGCGGGACGACATGCGCAACGTCCTAGAGAGGCTCCACGCGCTGGAGGCGCTCAGTGCCACGCAG GCGAGGTCCGCAGCCAAGTGTCCCGTCCACTCTTCCACTTCAGCCAATGGCAACAATCTG CGTCCATCTTGGTGGCCTTTCGACGTCTCCCCCGGCACCCTGGCCTTCGCCGCCGCGTGGCCCTTCGTCGCGCACTGGCTCATCGGCCTCTACGTCAGCCGGCGGACGAG ACGACCCAACTGA
- the mastl gene encoding serine/threonine-protein kinase greatwall yields MGTEEKHKPGPNTKVAIKPPEIDEFVVLKPISRGAFGKVYLARKKCNSRLYAIKAMNKADMADKNMTSQMKAERDALALSKSPFVVHLFYSLQSATKIYLVMEYLIGGDVKSLLHICGYFDQDMAVKYISEVALALDYLHRHGIIHRDLKPDNMLITNEGHIKLTDFGLSKVKLDRELKLTDILNTPSIRKATNYSRTPGQVMSLITSIGFSTPLSENKRHSSTSAVSCGKMMRKKNSLGSPSPTIKEAMSSPANHNWKKGLHSCVFAPHYRAVNLTPTLMKTRKRVETSSAATSSGGGGGEGNVSPPWECPEKENRQEGGTAPAPAVKRRFSEVPFSPDGVESLAKKSDRHRRPCCPDTGDAHCGLTGAFADVGIRVSSSPVPVAKSLFPRVGKLAAPNKDLDCSFPSPPGSDSVCRSLSLDSDGSEKTPPSSSSLSPPLPSPPASPGFLRPRNAVAFRSYCSSIDRSNGSRLSLGGGPSPAVLPATPARRRISAGGSPFQTPQPASTSHTPFRTPKSVRRGAVPAEGAPILGTPDYLAPELLLRTPHDCMVDWWALGVCLFEFLTGVPPFNDETPQLVFQNILNRDIPWPEGDEELSDHARNAIEILLNMDKAKRAGLKELQRHPLLEGRDWVNLHTQPMPFIPQPEDETDTSYFDARNNAQHIALSAFSF; encoded by the exons ATGGGCACAGAAGAAAAGCACAAACCTGGCCCCAACACTAAAGTTGCAATCAAACCGCCGGAGATTGACGAATTTGTGGTTTTGAAGCCTATCAGCCGCGGTGCTTTTGGTAAAGTCTACCTCGccaggaaaaaatgcaattcccGTTTATATGCCATCAAG GCCATGAATAAAGCGGACATGGCTGATAAAAACATGACGAGCCAAATGAAGGCAGAACGAGATGCATTGGCGTTGAGCAAAAGTCCCTTCGTGGTTCATCTGTTTTATTCTCTGCAGTCTGCTACCAAAATCTACCTG GTGATGGAGTACCTCATTGGAGGCGATGTCAAGTCTCTCCTCCACATTTGCGGCTATTTTGACCAAGACATGGCGGTCAAATACATCTCGGAAGTTGCCCTGGCGTTGGACTACCTTCACCGCCACGGCATTATACACAG GGACCTCAAACCAGACAACATGCTCATTACTAACGAAGGTCACATCAAGTTGACCGATTTTGGCCTTTCCAAGGTGAAGCTGGACAGAG AACTGAAGCTGACAGATATCCTCAACACACCGTCGATTCGCAAAGCCACCAACTATTCGCGCACGCCGGGTCAAGTCATGTCCTTGATCACCTCCATTGGTTTT AGCACCCCGTTGTCTGAAAATAAACGTCACAGCAGCACCTCCGCCGTTTCCTGCGGCAAAATGATGCGGAAGAAGAACTCGCTGGGCTCGCCGTCCCCGACGATAAAGGAAGCCATGAGCTCTCCGGCTAATCACAACTGGAAGAAAG GGCTTCACAGCTGCGTGTTTGCTCCTCACTACCGCGCCGTCAATCTGACGCCCACGCTGATGAAGACCAGGAAGCGCGTGGAGACCTCCAGCGCGGCCAccagcagcggcggcggcggcggcgagggcaACGTCAGCCCGCCGTGGGAGTGCCCGGAG AAGGAAAACCGACAGGAGGGAGGGACCGCCCCGGCGCCCGCCGTCAAGCGCCGCTTTTCCGAGGTGCCGTTCAGCCCGGACGGCGTGGAGAGCCTGGCCAAGAAGAGCGACCGGCACCGCCGCCCCTGCTGCCCCGACACGGGCGACGCCCACTGCGGGCTGACCGGCGCCTTCGCCGACGTGGGGATCCGCGTCAGCTCCAGTCCCGTACCCGTGGCCAAGAGCCTCTTTCCGCGAGTGGGAAAGCTGGCGGCGCCAAACAAAGACTTGGATTGTAGCTTCCCGTCACCACCGGGCAG CGACAGCGTCTGCCGGAGTTTGAGCCTGGACTCGGACGGCAGCGAAAAGACGCCTCCGTCATCGTCGTCGTTATCGCCGCCGCTGCCCTCGCCGCCGGCGTCCCCCGGCTTCCTGCGTCCCCGGAACGCCGTGGCCTTCCGCAGCTACTGCAGCTCCATCGACCGCTCCAACGGGTCGCGGCTGAGCCTGGGCGGGGGCCCGTCGCCCGCCGTCCTCCCGGCCACGCCGGCCCGCCGCAGGATCAGCGCCGGCGGTTCCCCCTTCCAG ACTCCTCAACCCGCGTCCACCTCGCACACCCCCTTCCGGACCCCCAAGAGCGTGCGACGGGGGGCCGTGCCGGCGGAAGGGGCGCCCATTTTAGGGACCCCCGACTATTTGGCCCCGGAGCTTCTTTTGCGGACGCCTCACG ACTGCATGGTGGACTGGTGGGCGCTTGGCGTGTGCCTGTTCGAATTCCTGACCGGCGTGCCGCCATTCAACGATGAGACGCCGCAGCTCGTCTTCCAGAATATTCTCAACAGAG ACATCCCCTGGCCGGAAGGCGACGAGGAGCTGTCGGACCACGCCAGGAACGCCATCGAAATCCTCCTCAACATGGACAAAGCTAAGCGGGCGGGGCTTAAAG AGTTGCAGCGCCACCCACTGTTGGAAGGGCGCGACTGGGTCAACCTACACACCCAGCCCATGCCGTTCATCCCGCAACCCGAGGACGAGACGGACACGTCCTACTTTGACGCCCGGAACAACGCGCAGCACATTGCTTTGTCCGCCTTCAGCTTCtag
- the LOC144091482 gene encoding ATP-dependent zinc metalloprotease YME1L1-like → MFSLSSFQQQQMLVPLGQLISALHSLKSTATASVQTLHKDFSPEHSTLAKELNTSLRDLGFSEFRGSHLDEVLDRLLPTLGSEEPPSFPSAWRTSHVSASTFFHNRHGFAHRRLFSSPLFHNQNHRPLQEVGSELRFLPLWFQVRGFKTLRNKARRTTSGDETPTELDLFPSVFMKGFLNREKAGEFQSLDQLTKSRNLPDNQAEAFKSGFSEGFIRSQAFTQKTQDSLRRTRLFLLVLLLLGIYGLSRAPFLSVRFRTTTGLDSGIDPVQMKNVTFEHVKGVEEAKNELQDVVEFLRNPQKFTVLGGKLPKGILLVGPPGTGKTLLARALAGEADVPFYYASGSEFDEMFVGVGASRIRNLFKEAKANAPCVIFIDELDSVGGKRIESPMHPYSRQTINQLLAEMDGFKPNEGVIVIGATNFAEALDHALVRPGRFDMQVTVPRPDVKGRTEILNLYLAKIKVDSVVEPEIIARGTVGFSGAELENLVNQAALKAAVDGKEMVTMKELEFAKDKIIMGPERRSVEIDKKNKTITAYHESGHAIVAYYTKHAMPINKATIMPRGPTLGHVSLLPENDRWSETRAQLLAQMDVSMGGRVAEELIFGDDYITTGASNDFDGATKIAKMMVTRFGMSDKLGVMTYGDVTKQSPETQAAIEQEVRTLLKDSYERAKNVLTTYKKEHKKLADALLRYETLDAKEIQMVLEGKQLNL, encoded by the exons ATGTTTTCCCTGTCGTCTTTTCAGCAACAGCAG ATGCTGGTTCCCCTGGGCCAACTCATCAGCGCCCTCCACTCCCTCAAGAGCACGGCCACGGCGTCGGTGCAGACTCTGCACAAAGACTTCAGCCCAGAGCACTCGACGCTCGCAAAAGAG CTCAACACCAGTCTTCGCGATTTGGGCTTCTCCGAATTTCGGGGCAGTCACCTGGATGAGGTGCTGGATAGGTTGCTGCCCACGCTGGGCTCGGAGGAACCTCCTTCCTTCCCCTCGGCGTGGAGGACCAGTCACGTTTCTGCCAGTACCTTTTTTCACAACAGGCACG GGTTCGCACACAGAAGACTTTTTAGCTCGCCGTTATTCCACAATCAGAACCATAGACCTCTACAAGAAGTTGGCTCCGAGCTTCGGTTTTTACCCC TTTGGTTCCAGGTTCGAGGTTTCAAGACTCTCAGAAATAAGGCCAGACGGACGACATCCGGTGATGAAACTCCAACCGAGTTGGACCTCTTCCCGTCGGTTTTCATGAAG GGTTTTCTGAACAGGGAAAAAGCAGGAGAATTTCAGTCGTTGGACCAACTTACAAAGAGCAGGAACCTTCCGGATAACCAAGCGGAGGCCTTCAAGTCGGGCTTCTCCGAGGGTTTCATACGCTCGCAGGCCTTCACGCAAAAGACGCAAG attcACTGAGGAGAACGAGGCTGTTCCTTTTGGTGCTTCTCCTGCTGGGCATTTACGGACTGTCCAGAGCCCCTTTTCTCTCGG TGAGGTTCCGCACCACGACGGGCCTGGATTCTGGCATCGACCCGGTCCAGATGAAGAATGTGACTTTCGAACACGTCAAGGGAGTGGAGGAGGCGAAGAACGAGCTGCAGGATGTGGTGGAGTTCCTCAGGAACCCTCAAAAGTTTACCGTTCTAGGCGGCAAGCTGCCCAAAG GGATCCTCTTGGTGGGACCCCCCGGGACCGGGAAGACGCTGCTCGCCCGAGCGCTAGCCGGCGAGGCCGACGTGCCTTTCTACTACGCGTCGGGCTCCGAGTTCGACGAGATGTTCGTGGGAGTGGGCGCCAGCCGCATAAGGAACCTCTTCA AGGAGGCCAAAGCCAACGCACCCTGCGTCATCTTCATCGACGAACTGGACAGCGTCGGTGGGAAGAGGATCGAGTCGCCCATGCATCCGTACTCGCGGCAGACCATTAACCAGCTGCTGGCCGAAATGGACGG GTTCAAGCCAAACGAGGGCGTCATCGTCATCGGCGCCACCAACTTCGCCGAGGCGCTCGATCA CGCCCTGGTGCGACCGGGCCGCTTCGACATGCAGGTGACGGTCCCCCGACCCGACGTCAAGGGACGCACCGAGATTCTCAACTTGTATTTGGCTAAAATCAAAGTGGACTCTG TGGTGGAGCCCGAGATTATCGCCCGAGGCACGGTGGGCTTCTCGGGAGCCGAGCTGGAAAACTTGGTCAACCAGGCCGCCCTCAAGGCGGCGGTGGACGGGAAAGAGATGGTCACCATGAAGGAACTGGAGTTTGCTAAGGACAAGATCATCATGG GACCCGAGAGGAGAAGCGTGGAAATCGACAAGAAGAACAAGACCATCACGGCTTACCACGAGTCGGGACACGCCATTGTGGCGTACTACACCAAGCACGCTATGCCCATCAACAAGGCCACCATCATGCCGCGGGGACCCACGCTGGGACAC GTGTCCCTTCTGCCGGAGAACGACCGTTGGAGTGAAACCCGGGCGCAACTCTTAGCCCAGATGGACGTCAGCATGGGCGGGCGCGTGGCGGAAGAGCTCATTTTTGGAGATGATTACATCACCACCG GCGCATCCAACGACTTTGACGGGGCGACCAAAATCGCCAAGATGATGGTGACCAGATTCGGCATGAGCGATAAG CTGGGCGTCATGACTTACGGCGACGTCACCAAACAAAGTCCCGAGACGCAAGCCGCCATCGAACAGGAAGTCAGGACGCTGTTAAAA GACTCGTACGAACGGGCCAAGAACGTCCTGACGACCTACAAAAAGGAGCACAAGAAGCTAGCGGACGCCCTCCTCAGGTATGAGACTCTGGATGCCAAAGAGATCCAGATGGTTCTGGAGGGGAAACAGCTGAACCTTTAA